The genomic DNA GAGCCCCTGAAATGAATCCTAATTTTCGTTGGTTTGTTGAAGAAGCTTCCAAAGCTGGTATAAAAGATTTTATTGTACGCTCTAACTTAACCATTATTAGAGCAAACAAGAAATATTATGATTTACCTGACTTTTTTAAAAAACATAATGTACACGTAATTTCTTCTATGCCACATTGGACTCGTGGAAAAACAGATAAACAACGTGGAAATGGCGTTTTTGATAAATCTATTAAAGCCTTACAAGAGTTAAATTCCGTGGGATATGGAATGCCTGATAGTAATTTAAAGCTCGATTTAGTGTATAATCCTTCAGGCGCTTTTTTACCTGGAGACCAAATGGCTTTGCAAAATGATTTTAAAAAAGCTTTAAAAGAAGATTTCAACATTGATTTCCACAACTTATTTGCCATTACTAATTTACCTATTAGTCGCTTTTTAGATTACCTAATTGCGTCAGAAAATTATGAAGATTATATGCATGCCTTAATAGAGGTATATAATCCTTTGGCTGTTGAAAATGTAATGTGCACCAATACCATTTCTGTAAGCTGGGACGGATGGCTTTACGACTGTGATTTTAACCAAATGTTAAATCTGAAAGTAGCTAGCAAAATAAAGCACATTTCTAAGTACAACGAAGAAATTTTGCAACATAGAAATATCATCATCAATCAGCACTGCTATGGCTGTACAGCTGGCGCAGGAAGCAGCTGCCAAGGAGTTGTAGCTTAAACCATCATGACAAATTCAAAAACAGCAATCTTAATTTTTGCAAATTCTGCTACTTATGAAGCCATATCAAAACCATTTCATAAGTCGGCTGCTGTATTTGACATACTCAATAAACAAACATTACAAACCGTTCAAAAAACAGGCATTCCTTATTTTTTATTTACTGAAAAAAATCAAAAGGGAATTTCTTTTGGAGAGCGTTATGTGAATGCTATAAAAACCGTTTTTAAATTAGGGTACAACGCTGTAATAACCATAGGAAATGACACTCCTCAATTAAAAACCAGTGATTTACTACACACAATTTGTCAAATAAATACCCCTAAAAACAATACAATTATAGGTCCTTCAACAGATGGCGGTTTCTATTTAATAGGAATTCAAAAAGAGCACTTTGATGAAGCTCGCTTTTTAGCACTTCCTTGGCAAACCAATCAATTGCTAAGCTCCTTAACGCTTTTATTAAAAAACACTACCACAAAAATTTCTTATTTAAAAGCATTAGCAGATATTGATCATATTAAAGATGCTAAACTATTTCTGAATAAATATGCTTTTATTTCCAATTATTTAAGATCTATACTTAGATCAATCTTTCTTTTTGAAAAGAAAATAACTCCCCTCATTACAGAATCAAAAACAACTTGCTTCTCTACCTTTTTTTATAATAAAGGGTCTCCTTTATTCGCCTAACAGCATTTACGAATTAAAATTACTGTACTAAAAATACATTTTTCCTTTCTTTTCACTAACAAAAGAAAATAAACAGGTATTTTTTATTGTACACTAATTCCAAACGTAACTCATTTAAAATTCACCTTATCATTTAATTAATTCATACAATAACAATATATGAAGCCACTGCATGCTTTTATATTATTATTACTTGCTAATAATATATACTCTCAAACTACCATAACAGGTAAAATAACCAGTAACACTGATGGAGCACCCCTCC from Tenacibaculum maritimum NCIMB 2154 includes the following:
- the arsS gene encoding arsenosugar biosynthesis radical SAM (seleno)protein ArsS (Some members of this family are selenoproteins.), with amino-acid sequence MKKSLLARNNDLANTQRQLEILSSGIFANGELPTFADKIKETNQFPLRPKKLEILQINLGYMCNQVCAHCHVDAGPDRKEIMTTETMQQCLEVIKNTGAHTLDLTGGAPEMNPNFRWFVEEASKAGIKDFIVRSNLTIIRANKKYYDLPDFFKKHNVHVISSMPHWTRGKTDKQRGNGVFDKSIKALQELNSVGYGMPDSNLKLDLVYNPSGAFLPGDQMALQNDFKKALKEDFNIDFHNLFAITNLPISRFLDYLIASENYEDYMHALIEVYNPLAVENVMCTNTISVSWDGWLYDCDFNQMLNLKVASKIKHISKYNEEILQHRNIIINQHCYGCTAGAGSSCQGVVA
- a CDS encoding DUF2064 domain-containing protein, translated to MTNSKTAILIFANSATYEAISKPFHKSAAVFDILNKQTLQTVQKTGIPYFLFTEKNQKGISFGERYVNAIKTVFKLGYNAVITIGNDTPQLKTSDLLHTICQINTPKNNTIIGPSTDGGFYLIGIQKEHFDEARFLALPWQTNQLLSSLTLLLKNTTTKISYLKALADIDHIKDAKLFLNKYAFISNYLRSILRSIFLFEKKITPLITESKTTCFSTFFYNKGSPLFA